The following DNA comes from Serpentinimonas raichei.
GCCTCTGCCGGGGTGCCCACCGGGGCCGGCGGCGCAAGCTCAGCCGGGGATTTTTTCAAGGCAGTACCCCAGCCCGCGCACGGTGGCAATGCGTATCGGGCCTTTTTCGATCTTCTTGCGCAGCCGGTGGATGTAGACCTCGATGGCGTTGTTGCTCACCTCCTCGCCCCACTCGCACAGGCGATCGACCAACTGGTCTTTGCTGACGAGGCGGCCGGCGCGTTGCAGCAGCACCTCGAGCAGCCCGAGTTCACGCGCCGAAAGCTCGACCATCTTGCCGTCGATGCTGGCGACGCGGCCGGCCTGGTCGTAGGTCAGCGGCCCATGCCGGATCAGACTGCTGGCGGCCCCGTTGCCCCGGCGCACGAGGGCGCGCACCCGCGCTTCCAGCTCTTGCAGGGCAAAGGGTTTGGCCATGTAGTCGTCGGCGCCGAGGTCGAGGCCGCGCACGCGCTCCTCCACGCTGTCGGCGGCGGTGAGGATGAGCACGGGCAGCGCCGAGCCGCGCCCGCGCAGGCGCTTGAGCACTTCCAGCCCGTGCAGGCGCGGCAGCCCCAAATCGAGTATCAACAAATCGAACTCGGTGTTGGTCATGAGGGCGGCATCGGCTTCGCTGCCACTGGTCACATGGTCCACGGCGGCGCCTGTGCCGCGCAGGGTGCGCAACAATCCATCGGCCAGTACCTGGTCGTCTTCGGCGATGAGGATGCGCATGGGTGGGTTCTCGGGCCGGGTTGGAACGGTGAAAAAAGCGGCTGTGCAGCACAGCCCAAGTCTGATACGGATTTTAGGCCGCGGCGCCCAAGGACGGCAAGATGGGTGCAGCAAGATAATTGCTTGGCTCACGCCGGCCAGCCGCTGCGGCGTGGTTAAATTGGCCCAATAACCATTTCCGTGGCCGTGCGCGCCCACGCTTTTTTAAGGAGTTTTGTCCATGAGTTCGACCGCCAAGGCAACAGACAACGAAAAAGCCAAGGCCCTGCAAGCGGCGCTGGCGCAAATCGACAAGCAGTTCGGCAAGGGCACCATCATGCGCTTGGGCGAGGGCGAGGTGATTGCTGACATTCAAGTGGTCTCGACCGGCTCGCTCGGGCTGGATGTGGCGCTTGGGGTGGGCGGGCTACCGCGTGGGCGGGTGATCGAGATCTACGGCCCGGAGTCTTCGGGCAAGACCACGCTGACGCTGCAAGTGATTGCCGA
Coding sequences within:
- a CDS encoding response regulator, coding for MRILIAEDDQVLADGLLRTLRGTGAAVDHVTSGSEADAALMTNTEFDLLILDLGLPRLHGLEVLKRLRGRGSALPVLILTAADSVEERVRGLDLGADDYMAKPFALQELEARVRALVRRGNGAASSLIRHGPLTYDQAGRVASIDGKMVELSARELGLLEVLLQRAGRLVSKDQLVDRLCEWGEEVSNNAIEVYIHRLRKKIEKGPIRIATVRGLGYCLEKIPG